From the Bacteroidia bacterium genome, one window contains:
- a CDS encoding redoxin domain-containing protein encodes MTRKLLFSLLALLVLAAVLIVAFSWFSVPEGTPGTETPMVCEDDSVSSPSALHGIVVEDLALLSLARTPVMLHELAGQRFTVLVFCSYLCPCSDGYIDRLKTLRTQYEGRGVAFAAIHSSANENIDGMQRYITRRKYPLPVYRDEHGAAADALGAAVTPEVFVFDAAWKLRYHGQIDDEKLGAHMTHPSLSLALDTLLDGRPLLVSERPAPGCAIVRQNESDV; translated from the coding sequence ATGACCCGGAAACTGCTTTTTTCTCTGCTCGCACTGCTTGTTCTGGCGGCTGTGCTTATCGTCGCATTTTCGTGGTTCTCCGTGCCCGAAGGGACGCCGGGTACGGAAACGCCTATGGTGTGCGAGGACGATTCCGTTTCCTCGCCATCCGCTTTGCACGGAATCGTCGTGGAAGACCTCGCGCTCCTCTCGCTTGCACGCACTCCCGTCATGCTGCACGAACTCGCGGGACAGCGCTTCACGGTGCTGGTGTTTTGCTCCTACCTGTGTCCCTGCTCCGACGGATATATCGATCGTCTCAAAACACTGCGCACGCAGTATGAGGGCAGGGGCGTGGCCTTCGCCGCCATCCATTCCAGTGCGAACGAAAACATCGATGGCATGCAGCGGTATATCACCCGGAGAAAGTACCCGTTGCCGGTGTATCGCGACGAACACGGAGCGGCGGCGGATGCGCTCGGCGCTGCGGTTACACCCGAGGTGTTCGTCTTCGATGCCGCATGGAAGCTGCGTTATCACGGACAGATTGACGATGAAAAGCTGGGCGCGCACATGACGCATCCCAGCCTCTCGCTGGCCCTGGACACACTGCTCGACGGACGCCCTCTGCTGGTGAGCGAGCGTCCCGCTCCGGGCTGCGCGATTGTCCGTCAGAACGAGAGCGATGTGTAA
- a CDS encoding DUF192 domain-containing protein: MKKVSKTHTNNRGAVGRYAPLIVIGGILLFLAVIFLVVSQFILPKPGEEAREAMAERKAPAGEIVFRDDAALRFTDASGQNLVEISVEIAESEEARTQGLMGRTRMGERQGMLFLFPNEEYRSFWMANTPLPLDILYVNSALRIVTIRRNTVPFSEESIPSSAPAQYVIEVIAGFCARHGIVEGASVSWTRRGT, from the coding sequence ATGAAAAAAGTAAGCAAAACTCACACAAATAACCGCGGTGCAGTCGGACGGTACGCACCGCTGATCGTTATCGGAGGCATCCTCCTCTTTCTCGCCGTGATTTTCCTCGTCGTCTCGCAGTTTATCCTCCCAAAACCGGGCGAGGAAGCCCGCGAGGCGATGGCGGAGCGGAAAGCACCAGCAGGCGAGATCGTGTTTCGCGATGACGCTGCACTGCGTTTCACGGATGCATCCGGTCAAAATCTCGTGGAAATCTCCGTAGAGATCGCCGAAAGCGAGGAAGCACGCACACAGGGACTCATGGGCCGTACGCGCATGGGCGAGCGCCAGGGCATGCTGTTCCTTTTTCCGAATGAAGAATACCGGTCTTTCTGGATGGCAAACACACCGCTTCCTCTGGATATTTTGTACGTTAATTCTGCACTGCGCATCGTCACGATCAGACGCAACACCGTGCCGTTTTCCGAAGAATCCATCCCCTCCTCCGCACCCGCGCAGTACGTGATTGAGGTGATTGCCGGATTCTGTGCGCGACATGGTATCGTGGAGGGAGCATCGGTGTCATGGACGAGGCGCGGTACGTGA
- a CDS encoding RNA polymerase sigma factor — protein MTEHDRRSRFDAIYAQYDRRVLAYCVYVLGDRDKANDVFQDVFIKTYTMLHTIREEDKTANWLFRIARNECLNAMKSRQRDDRRNIAIDDDFEIAQPQPLSMDDIDQTQHLNWALAQLSPEHRDALLLAEFEGFSLKEIAEMTGATVSNVKVRIHRAKLRMQKLLEPILHNNE, from the coding sequence ATGACGGAACACGACAGGCGCTCGCGCTTCGATGCAATTTACGCCCAGTACGACCGGCGTGTTCTGGCCTATTGCGTGTACGTGCTGGGCGACAGAGACAAAGCGAACGACGTGTTTCAGGATGTGTTCATCAAGACGTACACGATGCTGCACACCATACGTGAGGAAGACAAAACCGCCAACTGGCTTTTTCGCATTGCGCGCAACGAATGTCTCAACGCGATGAAATCGAGACAACGTGACGACAGACGCAACATTGCGATAGACGACGATTTCGAAATCGCCCAGCCGCAGCCGCTTTCGATGGACGATATCGATCAGACACAGCACCTGAATTGGGCCCTGGCACAGCTCTCTCCCGAGCACCGCGACGCCCTTCTGCTCGCCGAGTTCGAAGGCTTTTCCCTGAAGGAAATTGCCGAGATGACGGGAGCGACCGTTTCCAACGTAAAAGTGCGCATTCATCGCGCGAAACTCAGAATGCAGAAACTCCTCGAACCGATATTGCACAACAATGAATGA